The following DNA comes from Rhineura floridana isolate rRhiFlo1 chromosome 18, rRhiFlo1.hap2, whole genome shotgun sequence.
ccacagcagcaggaggagggggcAAGAAAACAGGACGGGCCGGAGGAGGGCGGGGGGGCGGGGAGCACCAGCCCCCCCAGAACCAGCAGTCCCCCCAGAACGCCGTGGTGGTCAGCGAACCAGAACACAGCAAGGAGCGCATTGTAAGGGGGATTTCCAGTCCAttttgggcaggggggagggttgATCGCTGGGCATTTAGGAGGGGTATTCTTTAAAGAGAGATAGGAAAGATCTGTATGGAGCATGTCTTGGTTAAGATGCCTTTGATTTGGGGTGGTTTTGCCTTGTTTGGAAGGGAATGGATTCTGACTTGGAGACACCTTATTTAGGGGACCAGTAGCTTAATTTAGAGATGAGCAGAAGAGTATTGGGGACACCATTCATTTGGAAAGGAGGAGCACATTGTGAGGGGGTACCAGTCCATTGAGGGAGGTGCTGATCTCTGGGCATTTAGGAggctggagaggggaggagaactgTATTGGGGTGTCATGCTTAAGGGGCCTCCGATTTGGGAGGTTGTACCTTGTGTGGATGGGAAGGGACTGGGAGTTGGAGACCCTATTTAGGGGAAGAGATGAAGGAGAGATGAAGACTAACCAGAGAAGCAACAGCCATCATACCCCACTAGTATCTTCCTTTCCTCCACCTGTTTTCATTTTTCCTTTTGACAGAGCACCCCCCCAACTCAGATTCTGCTGCCAGAGTCAGTTTCATTTGCTGTCACTGTTTCCTATTTCTTTTTTGCAGGTGCTTTTTTTGACTGCATCTATGTCGGGCACGTTTACTGGCAGCATAAAATAATACCATTTGTTGTAGCAAAATTAGAATGGACAAAATGggacttgggggtggggaggaaatggTGATTTAGTGTCTCCTGTGGCGTCTCTAATTCTCACTGCTCTTGACTAcatgtttttgttaaaaaaatagtcATGAATGGAAGCACTTAGGGGCTGAATAATCCATCCCAAATTCAGAATGTGCACAATGAAGATTAATGTGGTGCAGAAAGCCTTGTCCCAAGACTCTCAACCAGTTGGATgacaaggaagggctgtagctcagtggaagagcaaatGCTTTGCGTGTCAAGGGTaccaggctcagtccccagcatctctttGAGAGACCCTGGAAAGTCAAGGACTGACAGTGTGGGCagcgctgagctagatggaccaatggtttaacatcgtatacagcagcttcctctgttcctatggaAACCAGCGCTTTATCCAgaaccataagggctagaaactcgctttatttttaagaaaaggaccacagctcagggACTGGACACCTATgaagcatgcagaaggttcaaacCCCAGCTGGGAATCCCCacttgaagccctggagagccacttccagtcagtgtaggcaatactagaTGGACCCAGtgatctcagtataaggcagtttcctctctCCCTCTGACTCGATAAGGGCCCTAATAACCAGCAGACAAACTGGTTTTTGAAAGTTCAGCGCTGCTCAGTTCTTCCAGTCCAGCATCTAATTTGAGGCCCCCAGAGTGCTCGGCTCTTGACCTTGCCTGCAGCTACTGCCACGTCTGATCCCCTTTTCCCTTATTATTTTTTTCCATCTCCTCTAACCCGCACAGAAACTCGAAGGTTCCAAATTCAAGGGGCAGCTTCTGATATTTGGAGCCACCAACTGGGACTTGATTGGTCGCAAAGAAGTGCCTAAACAGCAAGGTAGGTAGGATGGGGATATATATAATGTCAAAATCTAgcacagatggagactgggactttaaaaaaaccttttactATCTTAATTGAAGCCTCTGTACAAGATGTAACAGCTTTTACAACATAATTCCtagttttccgagcccaattcaagaggTTCAGATCTGTCATCTCCTCCCCTGTGTGCCAGTCAGGTTGCGTTATGATCTGCAGGAGTCTTATTATGGTGCCATCTCCCTCAAAGGagcagaagggagagagagacttCTCCGTAATggccccaaactgtggaactctctccctttacAGTTGTATTGTGCACCATCTCTCTGCAGTTTTACGCGGTCattgaagacgcacctcttctcCTTGACTATTTGCAGAAGTGCCTCCCAAATTAATTTGATAATTTGGGGTGGGTTTGTTTTATTTGCTCTATACTGTATTGTATTATCATATTTCTAAAGATATAACCCGCCTTGGGACCTTACAGCGAAGTGCGAGtaacaaatacaattaataatcataataaaggTGACAAGCCTCTGACTGTGCcagttcagactgcaggtggagcCTTGCATGATTCAAAGTTCCTTCATACAAAAACAACCCAACTTCCTAAAACAACTTCTGTGTAGGAAGCTGAACATGTCAGGAAGAAGGATTCTAGCCTAGGCATCTACACTAGCATGTTAATTTTCTATGTACAGGGaactttttttttgaggggggagtgtTTTATCATGTGGACCATACACTTTCAATCTGTAATGGCATAACTACCTCAGTGAGAACTGAGCCAgatgggtgtgtgttttttaacaaaatgtatatagcatttgattgtgaaaaacctcttaacggtttacaagaaacattaaaattatcaataaaagcagTTGAAAACAAAAGATGAAAAAAGCAGTagtctaaaaagagattaaaacacatcaacatctatgtgtctggataggcttgcctgaacggAAATGTTGtaagcaggcgccgaaaagaatACAACGAAGGCGCCTGACTGGTGTCAATAGGCAAGAACTGCCAAAGCGTAAAGTCTTAAGTCTTTGGGTTTAAAATGACTGCGCAGCAGTCGATGCAAGAAGACCTTTTCAATTATTGTGATCCATTGCTTGCAGCTCAGTGATGCAGGGTGCTCTAATAAATGTGTATGCTACTTTTCaagggataaaaaaaaaatccttccaaagtggtttacaagctacatacaaaatacaacttaaaaacataaaacaccacaAAAATCTCCCAagatggtatttttttaaaaaaattactagaAGTCAAGAGGGCCTACACTAATCCAGCATAATATCAGATTATAAAAATTAGGGAGTTGTACAACTCGGATCGAATTAGTTGCAAAAGAAGATGGTCTTTAAGGCCTGTTTAAAACTGTCAAGGGAAGGTGGCCCATCTGATGCTCTGTAGAATTGCATTCCACAATTGCTAGATGCCTTTCTCTCCCTTTTTGAGGAGGTGGTGACCTTGAGGCAGAATTCCTTTCCAGACCTTTCCAGGAATGTAGAGATTCTAATATAGGCGAGAGAATCTTGCAGATTCCTGGAGAGTGTGgtattgtttcattttaattaCTGCATTTTCATTCCTCCCTCCTTCTGAGGACTTAAGGGTAGTAAACACAGATCTCCCAttctcctcacaacagccctgtgaggcaggataggctgaaagatagtgattggcccaagtgagcttcatggctaaggcTGCAGTAAtaaacccacttacctgagagtaagccccactgaattcagtagggcttacttccgtGTAGACAAGATCAGGCTTGTACtgtaagtggggatttgaaccaaggTTCCCAGTCCTGATCATATCAAAGGACTGTGTGCACttctgtacttttaaaaaaaattaataggcTCTTCGAACATACCAAAGATGAGACATGATGGATATTAAACAATGGCTTATATAACAAATAGTAACATTTCTGCTTATCTTTGGGATTGAGTTGGATTTGctcttttatatatgttattgGTGAGCCGTTTATaatgtttttgttcttgttttcatgtttataagttgctttgagttcaccTTTCTGGAATAAAATGACTAATGCATagggtggatagagaaacgtttttcacCCTCTCTCACAACAGTAGAACCTGTTAAAGGGCCATTGCTGAttgtcagagcatctgccttgcatgcagaaggtcccaggttcaacccctggcggTATCTCCAAGTAGGAGCGGGAATATCCTTTGCCTGGAGtgcagctgccagtcagcgtagacagtactgagctaggtggacaaaGGGTCTCATTTGGTGTAAGGCAACTTGCTGTgtgtgcatctgaataccagttgctggaaaccgcaggaggggggaGTGCCTGCGGGCTTTCCAGTGAGGGTTtcggttggccaccatgagaacactGGGCTAGccggggcccctttggcctgatccagctgaagAGCTCTTGCTTATATTCTTAGGGGGATCGGTTTACCGGCTCATTAAAGCACATATTCTAAAAGTTTCTTTGCTGGGCTGTATCAAAATGCAGGGAGGGGTGCAGGAGGCGCTCCCACGGCCTGCGTTGCCATCCCACGGCTTTTCTTATCGCAGCGCTGACGCCCGTCTCCCAGCTGAGGACTGTGATCTCTTTGTTTTGGCGTCTGGCTTAAAAGACATCTGAGCTCGGGCTGCGATCTTCAGCAAGACAGAAGGTGGGGGGAGCAAGCACAGAGGGGAGCTggtgggggggaggcagggagggaagcAGCATGCAGCAGATTGGCAAAGCACACACTCTGCTTGCCGAAGGGGCCAAGGATCTATCCCCGGCATTTCCTGTTGAGCAACGAGCCTTCGGAAGCAGAGCTAGGGGCTCAACTTCTCCGACCCGCTGCTCCACACccttggagagatgctgccagccagagcaggtGATGCTCTGCCCAATGGTTCACACAGAACggacacagggagctgccttggACTGAGACCATttggggtccatctagctcagtgttgtctacactgactggcagcggctctccagggtttcaggcagggaatctttccgagccctacctggagaatgaACCTGGAGTGTTttgctgctctaccactgagccctgGCTCTTCCCTTAagccgtaagaacataagaagcagccttagactgagtcaggcccttggggtccacctagctcaacattgtctacactgactgccagcggcTCCTCAGGGTTTCAAACaaggggacgttcccagccctgCATGGAGATGCTGCCTTTGAGGATTGAAccaggcaccttctgcatgcaaagcagatgctctgtcacggagCTACGGATCTCTCCGGTTCAGTTCACCAGTTTCTCCAGAATACAGGGATCTCCAGTCGCTGGTGATGGCAAACACCTCTCCCTACCTGGgagcctgcagagctgctgccggtcagtgtagcccAAGGGTGGCCAGACCAGTGCCtttctccagacgttgctgggtTACAAGTCCCATTGTAGTTCCTGATGGTTGCCCGTTCTGGCTCATGGGAGATGGGAGCCTAGTGTCCAGTGTTCTGGATCCTTGTAGGTGATTTTTCTTCTGTCGGTCGGCATTTCCTAAGCTATGCCCGAGCAAAATCTTGACAGTGACTGCTCCATGGGAGAGGAGGCagtcggaggcagtgtgcttctgaataccatttgctggaagtcgcaggaggaggaggaggagagtgtgCTTGCTCTCGGGGcatgcttgtaggcttcccataatgggcatctggttggccgctgtgagaacaggaggactggacaggccactggcctgatccagtagactCTTAATGTTCTTATGTGGGGCTGGCTGCCATGGTGAAGCTGGGACCTAGACTGGGATCTGGGGTTCCTCTCCTCACTCACTGGGCTGCAGCCAGTAGCTTTTTGTGGGCacgtttggaactccctgccattgTATATCAGACGCCTTCTCTGTTGCTGTTTCAGCACCCATTGAaggcattcctctttcaacaagcctctgaGTGGAGGCTTTTATCCCGtttggtatctgtattggatttgaagtGATTTTACATGTTCTTAAATTGATGCTACGCATATACATGAATTCATAAATTTGTTTTTCAATATGCAAATACTTGAGCTGTCTTTATATTTGCAGttctgtgtatgtttttattgtgttgtgaATCGCCTTGGGACACCTCATGGGAAGAGACTCATAATTGAAATTAATATAATAATATCAGGTCCTAAACAACCCCTTGctcccagctgcactggctgcccatatgttaccaggccaggttccaaGTTCTTGTGTcaatgtacaaagccctgaactaTTTGGGTCCAGGCTGCCTTAacgactgcctgagcccttctaTATCCTAGCCTGATCACTGAGGTCATCCAGAGGAGCGCTGTTGGTGGGCCCCCGTGTTACAGAGACCCAACTGGCCTCCACCAGCGGTCAGACAATTGGTGTCGCCAGCCCCATGCTGTGGATGGAAGATTCTCTCAGCAGAGGTGTGGAAGGCACCCTCTGACTTTCCATTTTCAGGCTTCTCtcgaagactttttttaaaaatgctggctGTGCTATGCAGCTgtttgacttttgtttttaattagccagtcaccttaattattgtctgcatttttatttcatttttaaatggtGTTTGTGCATTGCCCCGATACTATATGATATAACGGTAAAGAAGCAGGTttagaaataaatatttatttattactacatttgtatcccacctttcccccaaggagctgaaggtggcgtacagacatggttctccccctcctgattttatcctcacaacaaccctgagaggtaggttaggctgaaagacagtgactggcccaaggttaccacTATGTACACAAtatacctattattattattacatttatatcccacctttcccccaagaagctgaaggtggtgtacaaacacagttctccctcttcattttatcctcacaccaaccctgcgaggtaggttagactgagagagacagtgactagcccaaggtcacccagggagcttcatggccaagtgggggtttgaaccctggtctcccaggtcccagtgcaatactctaaccactacaccacactggctctcagcggGTGCTGCTTTCAAGAGGACTGCCTCCTTCCAGCACCTCGGCTGCTCttgcccttttttttaaaaaaacccttaactCTTCTCCACCACAGCTGCTTACCGGAACCTAGGCCAGAACTTGTGGGGGCCCCACAGATACGGCTGCCTCTCAGGGGTCCAAGTCCGGACGGTGGTCTCAGGACCCTGTGCCGCTCACAGCCTCCTCATCACCACCGAGGGGAAGCTTTGGAGCTGGGGTGAGTAGCAGAGTCTCCTGGGGGCGGGGGGACCCGGGGGTGGTCTGCAGGTGGGGGGAGCAGTTGCAGAACATCCAGCTTTGCTTGCGCGCAGGAGGTCTCAGGTCCAATCCCTGAGGCAGCCGGAGACTAAGGAGAACcggctaccagtcagagtagataaccCTAGGCTTAGGCCCTCCAGCGATCTGAAAATGCAGTTTCATGGCTTTACAGGGGTAGAAAGGAGCCCACGTGTGGCAAGGGAAGAGGgcagtggctcagtggcagagcacctgccttgcatgtggGAGGTCCCAGGTGCAGCCCTCAATgatatctccagatagggctgcctgaaaccctggagcgccactgccagccagtgtatgcagtactgagctagatgggccaatggctttGGCTCAGTACAGGGCAGCTGCCTGTGGCCCTAGCAggtgtgtttggccacagctcagtggcagagcagccgctaaaggtcccgggttcaatccgcggtggcatctccaggtgcggAATTCCAAcacgctgcctgaaaccctggggttATAtgcaatgctagccctactcagagtaggcccattgaagttaaggAGCAAAactaactttattttatttattatttgatttatatcccgcccttcctcccagcaggagcccagtgaacgtgggtccattcatttcaggagTTTATTCTGAGGAGGTtatagttggatgcaacccccgctgccagtcagtgtggacaatactgagctacagcgTAGAcagtggtagaaggcagcttcctgggttcctgtTTAAATCTGACATTTAGTCAGAGTtatgaggactagaagcttgctttatttttaaagagaAGACCTTAACTCAgcagtagagcacctgctttgcacgcggACGGCTcctgattcaatccctggcatctccaggtagggctgtgccGCTTCCTGTCCACGTAGGCAGCACTGAGCtgggtggagcaatggtctgCCTTGGTATGTCCTGTGTCCCCGTTCTGCTTGCTCGTCTCTTTGGATAATACAGCAAtacctgttgttttttaaagaaaacaaaggaTGCATTTGTGAGTTGCATATGTGTGATCTTAACTCCACGGCCGttttgtgtgtctctgtgtgtacgCATGCATCTCTAGGACGCAATGACAAAGGGCAGCTGGGCCATGGAGACACCAGACGGGTGGATGCCCCTAAGGCCATTGAGGTGCTCAGCAATGAAATTGTTGTCTCAGCAGCCTGTGGGCGGAACCACACACTGGCCCTGACAGGTAGGCTAgagcctctctctgtgtgttcttttccctcccttcccctgcacctcATCATTGGCTGAGCTGCTGCGGTGTTGCAGAATGCTCACCAGCGTTCCAACTGCTCGGAGGAAAACATCCATAAGCACATTAAGGGGAAGGGTCTGTGCCAGGGAGGGAAACAAGAAGCTGCCCTGACAAGAGAAAGTCTTGTGCAGGGCCTAAGCATCGGAGGAGTGGCTGTTGGCAGGCACGGAAGTCAATGTAGGGAGCTGAACAGATAGACCAGTAGCCCCCAAACCTTTTTTTTCTCCTCccaatagctcagtggcagaggacctgctttgcctgcagaaagtcTTCAGGCAGGGTTGGGAAAACTCTCCCAGCCTGAAGCCCtgcagggccactgccagtcagcatagacaacactgagctgcaGTATTGCAATCTGACtctgaataaggcagcttccccagTTGAAAAGTCCTCTTTGTGACTTTTCtccctgctgtagcaattgtgatACGCTATGCTAGATGCCGTATGGTTTTTACTTGAATCAAGATTAACCTTCATTCTGACCCCCCCCCAATTAACTTCACAGCTAATCTTCTCCATTATTTTCACCTGCTTTCCCTCACCCCCCTCCCCAGGTCCTTTTTGGTCTGTCCTGCTCACTTTCCAGGCAGACCACTAGGTTCTAAGAATGACAGAGCAGTGGATGCGCCCTCTGTTTGCACCTGTTCTTTAGTCATTCTGCAGACCATCTGAATCAAGCGGTGGTCTGTGGAccccacagtttgggagcccctgggaGAGAGGATGCAGAAGCAATGTGGTTGAAGGAAGGGGGGCAGAGTGcatggagaagggagggggtcttGAAGGAGGCAGGGGGACCCAATGGGAGGGGTCTGCATTCATAAAAAAGGTCCAAGGGGAGAGAGGGATGGTTATAGGGTCCTGTACAGGGCCTAGGCTTGAGCAGGGTTAACCCGGGCATCTTCAGCCACAGAGCTGAAAGCAGTGTTTGGGGGTGTTGCCTTGTGGGCCTGTCGAGTACGGGGTGAAGGAGGAATCTGTTTTGCTCTGTCTTTCCATTTCAGAGAGCGGTTCCGTGTTTGCCTTTGGAGAGAACAAGATGGGGCAGATGGGCCTTGGCAATCAGACTGACGCAGTCCCCAGCCCTACACAGGTAGGCACCTGAGATGGGAGAAGAGAGAGTGGCACATGGATTCAAAAAGCACAACCTTGCACAATTCATAATAATTAGCTGGGCATAAAGGCAAGACTTTATGTTATGTTAAAGTAGGCAGGTAGCCCTTTGGAAAAACTTTGGGgtcgtagctcaatggcagagcgcAGGCCCCAGGTCCGATccccggcagcatctccaggcagggctgggaaaactcTCCCTacagggccactgccagtcagcgtagacagtactgagctagatggaccaacaatctgattcagtataagggagCGTCTTATGCTGAGGCATGTGTTTTCCAGTCTTTGTTTAAAACTTTCCCCATTTTTTAGATCATGTACAATGGCCAGCCAATTACCAAGGTGGCATGTGGAGCTGAATTCAGCATGGTGATGGACTGCAAAGGGAACCTCTATTCCTTTGGATGCCCAGAGTATGGACAGCTGGGTATGcacttaataatgttattttcgCAGAAATCTTAACTTCTGACTGTATGCGGGTCATCTTCCTTGTTGCATCCTCCCACCGCTTCTGTCTAGCTCCAGTTTCTCTGTCCCACAACAGGGCACAACTCTGATGGGAAGTTCATCGCCCGAGCCCAGAGGATAGAGTACGACTGTGAGCTGGTTCCCCGCCGAGTCGCCATCTTCATAGAAAAGACGAAGGATGGCCAGATCTTGCCCGTTCCAAACGTAGTTGTGAGAGACTTGGCCTGTGGGGCAAACCATACGGTAAAGTCTGGCTGCGCTTTTCAAGCCCTGTGGCAAATCACTTTTATTGCTTGCCTTGTTCCCCTGGTTTGTCAACcagcatttctttactgtttgtttattaaatttaaatcccacccttccttctgtaggagcctagggcagcaaacacatcagcaaaacaaatactgtaaaaacaattaaaaacattctagaaACAGTTTAAGATAACAAGATTCTTTTGTCCCGTCATCTCCGGGTTGCCAGGAACCATCTCCTTCAGCTGTACATTTATTACGCCACTttagacagttgtggcttcccccaacgaatcctgggaagtgtcgtttgtgaaggatgctgagagttgttaggagactgctattctctccacagagctacagttttcagagtagTTTGACAGCCGCTCCCtgttcccagagaactttgggaattgtagctctgtgaggggaacaagggtctcctaacagctctcagcttccttcacaaactacacttctcagtatacttagggggaagccatgactgtttaaagtggaatagtaatggaataaatgtacgatgtgaatgtggccca
Coding sequences within:
- the RCC2 gene encoding protein RCC2, which codes for MPRRKATRAASSAAWDGNGTGTARKRPALPRGAPLAAKKKSCDGGGNSSSNGGEGSSGDEHDGLALPPPMATPTAAGGGGKKTGRAGGGRGGGEHQPPQNQQSPQNAVVVSEPEHSKERIKLEGSKFKGQLLIFGATNWDLIGRKEVPKQQAAYRNLGQNLWGPHRYGCLSGVQVRTVVSGPCAAHSLLITTEGKLWSWGRNDKGQLGHGDTRRVDAPKAIEVLSNEIVVSAACGRNHTLALTESGSVFAFGENKMGQMGLGNQTDAVPSPTQIMYNGQPITKVACGAEFSMVMDCKGNLYSFGCPEYGQLGHNSDGKFIARAQRIEYDCELVPRRVAIFIEKTKDGQILPVPNVVVRDLACGANHTLVLDSQKRVFSWGFGGYGRLGHAEQRDEMVPRLVKLFDFPGRGAVQIYAGYTCSFAVSETGGLFFWGATNTSRESTMYPKTVQDLCGWKIRSLACGKSSIIVAADESTISWGPSPTFGELGYGDHKPKSSTAAQEVKTLDGIYTEQVAMGYSHSLAIARDESDAEKEKLQKLPEYNPRTL